Proteins co-encoded in one Saprospira grandis genomic window:
- the ffh gene encoding signal recognition particle protein, whose protein sequence is MFSNLQDNLDAAFKNLSGDGKLTEINVATSVKAIRRALVDADVNYKIAKSFTDKVKEEALGKRNVLKSVRPGDLMVKIVQDELVELMGGQSVGINIKANPGIVLIAGLQGSGKTTFTGKLSRHLKNKRNKKVMVIACDVYRPAAINQLAVVAEQVGVDIYKEMDNKNPVEIALNGIAEAKKGKYDVVIVDTAGRLAVDEEMMTEIAAVKKAIQPTETLFVVDSMTGQDAVNTAKAFNDRINYDGVVLTKLDGDTRGGAALSIKYTVGKPIKFISMGEKMDTLDIFHPDRMAQRILGMGDIISLVEKAQEDFDEKEAKRLEKKIRKNQFDFNDFLKQLAQIRKMGNLKSLIGMIPGMGKIAKDIDIDDNAFNKIEAIILSMTPEERGNPGVINGSRKKRIAKGSGNRVEEINQFLRQFEQMRKMMFQMSKMQAGGGNMRMPNIPRGFR, encoded by the coding sequence ATGTTTAGCAATTTACAAGATAATTTAGATGCGGCCTTTAAGAACCTTTCGGGTGACGGTAAGTTGACCGAAATCAATGTGGCCACCTCCGTTAAAGCGATTCGCCGTGCATTGGTTGATGCCGATGTAAACTACAAGATTGCCAAATCTTTTACGGATAAAGTAAAGGAAGAGGCCCTTGGAAAGCGCAACGTATTGAAATCGGTACGTCCGGGTGATTTGATGGTTAAAATCGTTCAGGATGAGTTGGTTGAATTGATGGGTGGACAATCTGTAGGGATTAACATCAAGGCCAATCCGGGTATTGTTTTGATTGCTGGTCTACAAGGTTCTGGTAAAACGACCTTTACGGGTAAGCTTTCTCGCCACTTGAAAAACAAGCGCAACAAAAAAGTAATGGTGATTGCTTGTGACGTTTATCGTCCTGCGGCCATCAATCAGTTGGCGGTTGTTGCCGAGCAGGTGGGTGTTGACATCTACAAAGAGATGGACAACAAAAACCCCGTAGAGATTGCGCTAAACGGTATTGCCGAGGCCAAAAAAGGAAAATATGATGTCGTGATCGTCGATACTGCGGGTCGTTTGGCCGTAGATGAGGAGATGATGACGGAGATTGCTGCAGTAAAAAAAGCGATCCAGCCCACAGAGACGCTATTTGTAGTGGATTCGATGACTGGACAGGATGCGGTAAACACGGCCAAGGCCTTTAACGATCGCATCAATTATGATGGGGTAGTTTTGACCAAGTTGGACGGGGATACTCGTGGTGGTGCTGCTCTTTCGATCAAATACACCGTAGGTAAGCCGATTAAGTTTATCTCTATGGGAGAGAAAATGGACACCTTGGACATTTTCCACCCCGATCGTATGGCCCAGCGTATTTTGGGCATGGGAGATATCATTTCATTGGTAGAAAAGGCCCAAGAGGACTTTGATGAGAAGGAAGCCAAGCGCCTAGAGAAGAAGATTCGTAAAAATCAGTTTGACTTTAACGACTTTCTCAAGCAGTTGGCCCAAATCCGCAAGATGGGTAACCTCAAGAGCTTGATCGGGATGATTCCTGGTATGGGCAAGATTGCCAAGGACATTGACATTGACGACAATGCCTTTAATAAAATTGAGGCCATCATTCTTTCTATGACTCCTGAAGAGCGGGGAAATCCTGGCGTGATCAATGGTAGCCGCAAAAAGCGGATTGCCAAAGGAAGCGGAAACCGCGTAGAGGAGATCAATCAGTTTTTGCGTCAGTTTGAGCAAATGCGTAAGATGATGTTCCAGATGAGTAAGATGCAAGCGGGGGGCGGCAATATGCGCATGCCTAACATCCCTAGAGGATTCCGTTAG